In one Zobellia galactanivorans genomic region, the following are encoded:
- a CDS encoding beta-galactosidase: MKNRILIHFAHLVIACLVGFTSVAQRTRTPQINIEDFSGTEEEAETKIEALNKRILEAEELGIDPTKEKMAVRLAEIFLFYANWDEKNKTAYEKMFDGLHTFHGTTAKNLAEHLPSFERSEVITVLDNAMATLNRLIDGEITRKPIPSIDWTRISYENNKQVLDGKPIFLADYTWQKDKAGPYDITTYFGNYGSFYMDANMVENEAGDISPWVLGDISGRPSGNFGVLFIGHTRIPSWLETKYPDIRIGGGLFTKYDISSPGAKEVMRKLFKGTIPNLKGKKYVEQGYMLSNEPHWNLSGTWETVQLSNHAKDSLRDWLKNKHGDISNLNTVWGKNYSSFDEVSVTVPMPETERGGPVWYDLMKFNQSRVNNWFSFLHDEVKKYDPDAKTHIKLIPSQWAGNDRHHGLDFEMLTSITDHIGNDAGAKNSLRWGAPQDWEDRYHFFWRDLSMSYDFFRSVSPNKVNYNSEVHFLQAPAFTDLFLDRKYVRSVYWLAVLQGMNSAQTWFWPRLEDGSLRLGHDSEKELAGSPINQPQVIHEITSTMMDINSYSEHLDALQNLRQPIRIFYSETSAINKKKHMDELFEIYESLYFEGLPIGFATERIITGQNNALWDVIVVNKTEYVTKGELEALQAYLDQGGTIIVDAESLKKDEYGRSHGLGLNTGKGGKIISSASASDVVSSALGIAKAKGRFPNVTLKETNGLGLKGCVSRGYRSPQGEDIINIINIGKESANIELQLKNTSEDLVVVDLLTGEKLDASFVMEPETVYLLEVRKRTADDNRFEVSTTEETCHDKDNGEVNIVADLEQNYTATFNGEKFDFTKDLTIDNVSPGKYELCVETKNQEDKACYHLEVKEAAVISGKSSVASKKMTLDIEKGTPPFRVQVNNNQVYQTNSKSFTVNVEDGDLVQVRSNKDCEGVLEKIVGPYDDVSIAPNPTDGLVEIHLPTHKDTVQIDLLNLQSQLVSSKVYTITSGKVTVDLRNRPSGVYFAKIMLDKVVNVKIIKK, from the coding sequence ATGAAAAATAGAATTTTAATCCATTTTGCCCACCTTGTTATTGCATGTCTTGTGGGCTTTACCTCTGTGGCCCAAAGAACAAGAACCCCCCAAATAAATATCGAGGATTTTTCGGGTACCGAAGAAGAAGCCGAAACTAAAATAGAAGCCTTGAACAAGCGTATTTTAGAGGCGGAAGAATTGGGGATAGACCCTACAAAAGAGAAAATGGCCGTACGGCTTGCCGAAATATTCTTGTTCTATGCCAACTGGGACGAGAAAAATAAAACAGCCTATGAGAAGATGTTCGATGGGTTACATACGTTTCATGGAACTACGGCTAAAAATCTTGCTGAACACTTACCTTCCTTTGAACGTAGCGAGGTAATCACCGTTCTCGATAACGCTATGGCCACTTTAAACCGGTTGATCGACGGAGAGATAACCCGAAAACCGATACCTAGTATCGATTGGACCCGAATATCCTATGAAAACAACAAACAGGTACTTGATGGGAAACCGATTTTTTTAGCGGATTATACCTGGCAAAAAGATAAGGCCGGCCCATATGATATAACTACTTATTTTGGAAATTACGGAAGTTTTTATATGGATGCAAACATGGTGGAAAATGAAGCAGGAGATATTTCGCCATGGGTCTTGGGCGATATAAGCGGTAGACCCTCAGGTAATTTTGGGGTATTGTTTATAGGGCATACCCGTATTCCTAGTTGGTTGGAAACAAAATATCCTGATATACGTATAGGTGGAGGTCTTTTTACAAAGTATGATATTAGTAGCCCTGGAGCCAAGGAAGTTATGCGAAAATTGTTCAAGGGGACCATTCCCAATCTAAAAGGAAAGAAATATGTTGAGCAGGGCTATATGTTGAGCAACGAACCCCATTGGAACCTGTCGGGTACTTGGGAGACGGTTCAGCTCTCTAACCACGCCAAGGATAGTCTTAGGGATTGGTTAAAAAACAAACACGGCGATATTTCTAATTTGAACACAGTATGGGGCAAGAATTATTCGAGTTTTGATGAGGTGTCCGTAACCGTTCCGATGCCCGAAACCGAGAGAGGTGGGCCCGTATGGTACGATCTTATGAAGTTCAATCAGAGCCGCGTGAACAACTGGTTTTCTTTTTTGCATGATGAGGTGAAAAAATACGACCCTGATGCCAAGACCCATATTAAACTGATTCCCTCCCAATGGGCGGGAAATGATAGACATCATGGATTGGACTTTGAGATGTTGACCAGCATAACGGACCATATCGGTAACGATGCCGGGGCAAAAAACTCACTTCGGTGGGGGGCGCCACAAGATTGGGAAGACCGGTACCATTTTTTCTGGAGGGACCTCAGTATGTCCTATGATTTTTTTAGGTCGGTTTCTCCCAATAAGGTCAATTACAATTCCGAAGTTCACTTTTTGCAGGCTCCTGCCTTTACAGATTTATTTTTAGACCGAAAATATGTAAGGTCGGTTTATTGGCTGGCTGTTCTACAAGGTATGAATTCAGCTCAAACTTGGTTTTGGCCTAGACTTGAAGATGGGTCGTTGCGACTGGGCCACGATTCTGAAAAAGAATTGGCAGGTTCTCCAATTAACCAACCGCAGGTAATACATGAGATTACATCTACCATGATGGATATAAATTCATATTCGGAACATCTTGATGCATTGCAGAATTTAAGGCAGCCCATTAGAATTTTTTACTCGGAAACATCGGCCATTAACAAAAAGAAGCATATGGATGAGCTCTTCGAAATCTATGAATCACTCTATTTTGAAGGCCTGCCCATAGGTTTTGCGACAGAAAGGATAATCACTGGGCAAAACAATGCACTGTGGGATGTTATTGTTGTAAACAAGACGGAATATGTAACGAAGGGGGAATTGGAAGCACTACAGGCTTACCTGGACCAGGGAGGTACCATTATTGTAGATGCCGAAAGCCTTAAAAAAGATGAATATGGAAGAAGTCATGGCCTAGGGTTGAACACGGGAAAGGGAGGAAAAATAATTTCTAGTGCATCGGCATCGGATGTGGTTTCCAGTGCTTTGGGAATTGCCAAGGCAAAAGGAAGGTTCCCGAATGTAACTTTAAAGGAAACCAATGGCTTAGGTTTAAAAGGCTGTGTTTCTAGAGGCTATAGAAGTCCACAGGGAGAAGATATTATCAATATTATAAACATCGGAAAAGAAAGCGCCAATATAGAACTACAACTGAAGAATACTTCTGAAGATTTGGTCGTCGTTGATTTGTTGACGGGAGAGAAGTTAGATGCTAGTTTTGTTATGGAACCGGAAACCGTGTATTTGTTGGAGGTGAGGAAAAGAACGGCAGATGACAACCGGTTTGAAGTTTCCACTACCGAAGAAACCTGCCACGATAAAGATAACGGAGAGGTAAATATTGTTGCTGATTTAGAACAAAACTACACGGCAACCTTTAATGGGGAAAAGTTTGATTTTACAAAAGACCTGACCATAGACAACGTGTCACCGGGTAAGTATGAATTGTGTGTTGAAACCAAAAACCAAGAGGATAAGGCCTGTTATCATCTAGAGGTAAAAGAGGCTGCCGTCATATCGGGTAAATCTTCCGTTGCATCCAAAAAAATGACTTTGGATATCGAGAAGGGAACACCGCCATTTCGGGTGCAGGTTAATAACAATCAAGTATATCAAACCAATTCAAAATCCTTTACCGTAAATGTTGAGGATGGCGACCTAGTTCAGGTCCGGTCCAATAAGGATTGCGAAGGGGTGCTTGAAAAAATCGTAGGCCCCTACGACGATGTGTCCATTGCCCCGAACCCTACGGATGGTTTGGTTGAGATTCATTTGCCTACACATAAGGACACGGTTCAAATTGACCTATTGAACCTTCAGTCCCAATTAGTTTCCTCAAAAGTCTATACGATAACCTCGGGCAAGGTTACGGTTGATTTAAGAAATCGGCCATCGGGTGTTTATTTTGCAAAAATTATGCTCGATAAAGTGGTGAATGTAAAAATCATAAAAAAGTAA
- a CDS encoding glycoside hydrolase family 2 TIM barrel-domain containing protein: MYKKHLQKQCIPTLMLLFLFCLISSGFASPPKSDKPIGERISFDANWKFIQQDIPGAEQVEFNDNSWRILDLPHDWSIEGEYDKNNPMGDQCGYLPAGFGWYRKTITVPREWKGKHIEIAFDGAFMNSTVWANGQELGTRPYGWISFAYDISEMAQTSDQITFAVRIDNDLQPSARWYTGSGIYAHTWIDIKNNTHIPRNGIFIRTEGDKVFIDTEVFHKNKSAKNVRLITTVLNKDGEVIASSKDRFEKELRVKTVLNIKNAIRWSPENPYLYTLKTELLLGKKVVDLVQNRFGIRDIEWKAETGMWMNGKNIKLRGVCNHQDAGALGAAVPYKILLFRIQQLKNMGVNAIRTAHNPQTPEFYDICDEIGIMVMDEIFDGWKKKAKNDYGAHHFEKWWKQDITDWIKRDRNHPSIVIYSVGNETRGEVGKDLVETCNLLDPTRPVTSGHSGSKYMNVLGVNGGSEKKGFLENLKENQSGKVFIGTENTHTWQVRGYYRTKTWFRDGFPNPKQRPYDLPDLTEKEVFTHDWIDGSERKNRKQIFNSSYDNATVRVSSRLNIAQLRDIPAYAGSFRWTGHDYIGEAGYVHGGWPFKAFMGGAIDIANFEKDLYYLYQSQWTTEPMVHILPHWTHPKVKLNTKIPVWVYSNCDEVELFFNGLSLGKQKPGKAWDKMQCQWLVKWQPGTLKAIGYKDGKAISEEMVSTANEPAKIQLSIDGETLGHKTNDIVQVRVSTTDNKGTFYPYGENRTYFNVFGAGKIKALDNGSPVDTEQHVGPNHRKAFYGLIRAYIESTNPDGDINVLASSILGEKKLITSKSVSIDTEIITLRGSQFNPDIKIFYTTNGDRPTSESTPYNHSFEIGLETTVKALIVVDGEPFQILEETFGKNEGFSWNKTNENSRPIGEQAEDATLSNAEISSKGTNFNGKGYVNMNNTGAIISWYQENDGGAGSGNLFIRYSTKETQGTSIKISINGKTVRPKLQLPHTGNLGNTWKTVNIPIEIDRGANTINLEGLENKSLFIDEISVR, translated from the coding sequence ATGTACAAGAAACATCTTCAAAAGCAATGCATCCCGACCCTAATGCTGTTATTTCTTTTCTGCCTTATTTCCTCAGGATTTGCCAGTCCGCCCAAATCGGACAAGCCCATCGGTGAACGAATCAGTTTTGATGCTAATTGGAAATTTATCCAGCAAGACATCCCCGGTGCAGAACAAGTGGAGTTCAATGATAATTCATGGAGAATATTAGATCTGCCCCATGACTGGAGTATTGAGGGAGAATACGATAAAAACAATCCTATGGGCGACCAGTGCGGTTACCTACCGGCAGGTTTTGGGTGGTACAGAAAAACCATTACCGTTCCAAGGGAATGGAAAGGAAAACATATTGAAATTGCTTTTGACGGCGCATTCATGAACAGCACCGTTTGGGCCAATGGACAAGAGCTCGGTACAAGACCTTACGGATGGATTTCTTTCGCCTATGACATTAGCGAAATGGCACAAACCTCTGACCAGATTACTTTTGCCGTTCGTATTGACAACGACCTACAACCTTCAGCACGTTGGTACACGGGTAGTGGAATTTATGCACATACTTGGATAGATATTAAAAACAACACCCACATTCCCAGAAACGGAATTTTCATTAGAACCGAAGGCGACAAGGTTTTTATAGATACTGAGGTCTTCCATAAAAACAAGTCAGCCAAAAATGTAAGACTGATTACTACCGTGCTTAACAAAGACGGAGAGGTTATTGCTTCCTCTAAAGATCGGTTCGAAAAAGAACTGCGGGTAAAAACAGTATTAAACATCAAAAACGCAATCCGTTGGTCTCCTGAAAACCCATACCTATACACCTTAAAAACCGAATTGCTCTTAGGTAAAAAAGTGGTAGACCTTGTACAAAACAGATTTGGAATTCGTGATATTGAATGGAAGGCGGAAACCGGGATGTGGATGAACGGCAAAAACATCAAACTTCGTGGGGTTTGCAACCATCAGGATGCCGGGGCTTTAGGCGCAGCGGTACCTTATAAAATTCTGCTTTTTCGTATTCAGCAATTAAAAAATATGGGCGTAAATGCCATCAGAACAGCCCATAACCCACAAACCCCCGAGTTTTATGACATCTGTGATGAAATAGGTATTATGGTGATGGACGAAATTTTTGATGGCTGGAAGAAAAAAGCCAAAAACGATTATGGAGCCCATCATTTTGAAAAATGGTGGAAACAAGATATTACCGATTGGATCAAGAGAGACCGGAACCACCCTTCTATTGTTATTTATAGTGTAGGCAACGAAACGCGTGGTGAAGTAGGGAAGGATTTAGTCGAAACCTGTAATCTTTTAGACCCTACACGCCCTGTAACCTCCGGGCATTCCGGCTCGAAATACATGAATGTATTGGGCGTTAACGGTGGCAGCGAAAAGAAAGGCTTCCTAGAAAATCTTAAGGAGAATCAAAGTGGAAAGGTTTTTATCGGCACCGAAAACACCCATACTTGGCAAGTTAGGGGGTATTACCGAACTAAAACTTGGTTTCGAGATGGTTTTCCAAACCCGAAACAACGGCCTTACGACCTTCCTGATTTAACAGAAAAAGAAGTATTTACCCATGATTGGATAGATGGGTCCGAAAGGAAAAACAGAAAACAAATTTTCAACTCTAGTTATGACAACGCAACGGTTCGGGTATCATCGCGTTTAAATATCGCCCAACTGAGGGACATTCCGGCATATGCAGGCTCTTTCCGGTGGACCGGTCACGACTATATCGGAGAAGCAGGTTATGTACACGGGGGCTGGCCGTTCAAAGCTTTTATGGGAGGCGCTATCGATATCGCCAATTTTGAAAAGGATTTATACTACCTATACCAAAGCCAGTGGACGACTGAACCTATGGTTCATATTTTACCACATTGGACGCATCCTAAAGTGAAATTGAATACTAAAATACCGGTTTGGGTATATTCCAATTGTGATGAAGTGGAGTTGTTTTTTAACGGCCTCTCCTTAGGAAAACAAAAACCCGGGAAAGCTTGGGATAAAATGCAGTGCCAATGGCTAGTAAAATGGCAACCCGGAACGTTAAAAGCTATTGGTTATAAAGATGGAAAAGCGATTTCGGAAGAAATGGTAAGCACCGCAAACGAACCTGCTAAGATTCAGTTATCCATTGATGGAGAAACCTTAGGACATAAAACTAACGATATTGTTCAAGTTCGAGTGAGCACGACGGATAACAAGGGAACCTTTTACCCCTACGGAGAAAACAGAACCTACTTTAATGTGTTTGGCGCCGGAAAAATCAAGGCTTTAGATAATGGAAGTCCCGTTGACACCGAACAACATGTAGGGCCAAATCATAGAAAGGCCTTTTACGGATTAATCCGTGCCTACATAGAAAGTACAAATCCAGACGGAGACATCAACGTATTGGCAAGTTCTATCTTGGGAGAGAAAAAATTAATCACTTCCAAATCAGTAAGTATAGATACCGAAATCATCACCTTAAGAGGAAGTCAATTCAACCCTGATATTAAAATTTTCTATACTACAAACGGAGACCGGCCGACAAGCGAATCAACGCCCTATAATCACAGTTTTGAAATAGGTTTAGAGACTACGGTAAAAGCATTAATAGTAGTCGACGGAGAACCTTTTCAAATTCTAGAGGAAACTTTCGGAAAAAACGAAGGTTTTAGCTGGAACAAAACCAATGAAAATAGTCGCCCAATTGGTGAGCAAGCCGAAGACGCCACTTTAAGCAATGCCGAAATTTCATCAAAAGGGACAAATTTTAATGGAAAGGGCTATGTGAATATGAATAATACAGGAGCCATAATCTCATGGTACCAAGAAAATGACGGAGGGGCCGGTAGCGGAAATCTATTTATTAGGTATAGCACGAAGGAAACACAGGGTACAAGCATAAAAATTTCGATCAACGGAAAAACGGTTCGCCCAAAACTTCAATTACCCCATACAGGTAACTTGGGCAATACATGGAAAACGGTAAACATCCCCATTGAAATTGATCGTGGCGCCAACACTATCAATTTGGAAGGGCTAGAGAACAAGTCGCTATTTATTGACGAGATTTCAGTTCGTTAA
- a CDS encoding TonB-dependent receptor — protein MMYRLLGMWLCFSLCLVAHAQSTFDVEGVVLDGNTLKPIKDVNILSKPFFAISNDNGEFKISDVPKGKYTFTVSHIAYGLQHLEIEVDSNHKPWVIRLQEAVTNLEGIELSATTDGRKAQELATISVAVSKAFLEGNRENSLMQTLKKIPGVSTISIGSGQSKPVIRGLGFNRVSVVQNGVKHEAQQWGNDHGLEIDQYGIENVQIIKGPASLLYGSDAISGVVDIEPPSAPIPHTFEGEVNLLGETNNALLGVSTGVQGRKETWFYRGRLTLRDYGDYKVPTDKIRYESYIFDLHDNHLRNTAGQEANVSFSLGYLGDGIKSETFFSNVFAKNGFFANAHGLEVRTSAIDYDGSSRDVDLPFHQVNHFKVVNNTTFFKDKHIVQLDFGFQNNQREEHSEPVPHGYMPKPADSRERIFSKNTLSLNAKTTYKPNEAHSFVFGLNGEMQNNNIGGWGFLIPEYERYNVGAYVFDHYKLNANFHLQGGIRYDWGHMSTQGYRDWFPSTVNNADGTTSYVYMQRSQERSLDFNSVNGSVGLSYHSNKTIYKLNLGKSFRMPLPNELASDGVNYHMYRYERGNIDLDPERSYQIDADIEHKGSRYRIGVSPFLNFFGNFIYLNPTSGYNESLQVYEYVQSKVVRYGGELSAGVDLNASLSADASLEYVYSRQTSGPKKNFTLPFSPPLSALFSINYRFNDLGFLTEPSLNADLRVTAEQNKIVPPEERTDGYQVLNLSATAKLNLPGFERPTRLRVKLNNVFHTEYYDHTSFYRLIDVPEAGRNISLSITIPF, from the coding sequence ATGATGTACAGATTATTGGGCATGTGGCTGTGTTTTAGCCTATGCTTGGTAGCCCATGCACAAAGCACTTTTGATGTCGAAGGTGTGGTGTTGGACGGGAATACCTTAAAACCGATCAAGGATGTAAACATCCTCAGTAAACCCTTTTTTGCCATTTCCAACGACAACGGCGAGTTTAAAATTTCCGATGTCCCCAAAGGAAAATACACCTTTACGGTAAGCCATATCGCTTATGGGTTACAGCACCTTGAAATCGAGGTAGATAGCAACCATAAACCCTGGGTAATAAGGCTTCAGGAAGCCGTGACGAACTTGGAGGGGATAGAGCTTTCCGCAACAACGGATGGGCGTAAGGCACAGGAGTTGGCGACGATTTCCGTGGCGGTTTCAAAGGCGTTTTTGGAGGGGAACAGGGAGAACAGCCTTATGCAGACCCTTAAGAAAATCCCCGGGGTAAGCACTATTTCCATCGGTTCTGGACAATCAAAACCCGTTATCAGGGGGCTCGGTTTTAATCGCGTAAGCGTGGTTCAGAACGGGGTAAAACACGAGGCCCAACAGTGGGGTAATGATCACGGACTTGAAATCGACCAGTACGGTATAGAGAACGTTCAGATCATAAAGGGGCCGGCCTCCCTTCTGTATGGATCTGATGCTATTTCGGGAGTGGTGGATATCGAGCCGCCTAGTGCGCCAATACCTCACACTTTTGAAGGCGAAGTGAACCTACTGGGTGAAACCAATAACGCCCTCTTGGGGGTCTCAACGGGAGTTCAAGGGCGAAAAGAGACTTGGTTTTACCGCGGGAGACTCACCTTGAGGGACTACGGGGATTACAAGGTGCCAACCGATAAAATTCGGTATGAGAGCTATATTTTTGACCTGCATGACAATCACTTGAGGAATACGGCGGGGCAAGAGGCCAATGTAAGTTTCAGCCTGGGCTATCTGGGGGATGGCATTAAGTCGGAAACCTTTTTTAGCAATGTTTTTGCCAAGAATGGATTCTTCGCCAATGCCCATGGCCTTGAGGTGAGAACTTCCGCCATCGATTACGACGGGTCGAGCCGCGATGTCGATTTGCCCTTTCACCAAGTGAACCATTTCAAGGTGGTTAACAACACCACTTTTTTTAAGGATAAGCATATCGTACAGCTCGATTTCGGCTTTCAGAACAACCAAAGGGAAGAGCACTCCGAGCCGGTGCCCCATGGTTATATGCCCAAGCCTGCCGACAGTAGGGAGCGGATATTTAGCAAAAATACCCTTTCCTTGAACGCAAAAACCACTTATAAGCCCAATGAAGCACATAGTTTCGTGTTCGGACTCAACGGTGAGATGCAAAATAACAATATTGGCGGCTGGGGGTTTTTGATACCCGAGTACGAGCGCTACAATGTTGGGGCATATGTATTTGACCATTATAAGCTTAACGCGAATTTTCATTTACAGGGAGGGATACGCTACGATTGGGGGCATATGTCCACCCAAGGGTATCGCGATTGGTTTCCGTCTACGGTCAATAATGCCGACGGTACCACGTCTTATGTATACATGCAACGGTCACAGGAAAGGAGCCTAGACTTTAACAGTGTCAATGGTTCGGTGGGCCTGAGCTATCATAGCAACAAGACTATCTACAAGTTGAACCTGGGCAAGAGTTTTAGAATGCCCTTGCCGAACGAACTGGCTTCAGATGGTGTCAATTATCACATGTACCGCTATGAAAGGGGGAATATAGACCTCGACCCCGAGCGATCCTACCAAATCGATGCGGATATTGAACATAAGGGAAGCAGGTATCGCATAGGTGTAAGTCCCTTCTTGAATTTTTTCGGAAATTTTATTTATCTCAATCCTACTTCGGGTTACAACGAGTCGCTACAGGTTTATGAATATGTGCAAAGTAAGGTGGTCCGCTATGGGGGCGAGCTTAGTGCAGGGGTAGACCTTAATGCTTCCTTAAGTGCCGATGCTTCGCTGGAGTACGTCTATTCGAGGCAGACCAGTGGACCGAAGAAGAATTTTACCCTCCCTTTTTCCCCACCGCTATCCGCCTTGTTCTCTATCAATTATCGGTTTAACGATTTGGGCTTTCTGACCGAGCCCTCCCTCAATGCGGATCTGCGGGTTACGGCCGAACAAAATAAAATTGTCCCTCCCGAAGAACGCACCGATGGCTACCAGGTTTTGAACCTTTCCGCCACGGCCAAGTTGAACTTGCCCGGCTTCGAGAGGCCTACCCGATTACGGGTAAAACTCAACAATGTATTCCATACCGAATACTACGACCATACCAGCTTTTACAGGCTTATAGATGTGCCGGAGGCCGGTAGAAATATATCGCTATCAATAACAATTCCTTTTTAA
- a CDS encoding DUF4625 domain-containing protein: MKANFKLSIFFASLILFFSACSSDDENPSVTAPVISDFEYGAGSEHSTDRVAYKGSDIHLEAAITAEAVVKSISVDIHSDDVTPAEGEVEWHFEQSYTDATYLVKNPTFHEHIDVPSDIPAGEYHIVLTVTDEMGNSTETEAHLQILDVIAVSDFSMDESVVRGEDFHVEFQISAIHGIHELMVDVHAHGLTVGEGEVEWDGEFNYGEKYHEATEAEFHEHIDVPVSAPVGEYHIKFTITDEEGNTFDYEAHIDVVAP; the protein is encoded by the coding sequence ATGAAAGCAAATTTTAAATTATCAATCTTTTTCGCATCCTTGATCCTATTTTTTAGCGCTTGTAGCAGTGACGATGAAAATCCTAGTGTGACAGCTCCCGTAATTTCCGATTTTGAATACGGCGCAGGAAGCGAACACTCGACCGACCGCGTAGCGTATAAGGGCTCCGATATACATTTGGAGGCCGCTATAACGGCCGAGGCTGTGGTGAAGAGTATCTCGGTCGATATTCATTCCGATGATGTGACGCCTGCAGAGGGCGAAGTGGAGTGGCATTTTGAACAAAGCTATACCGATGCCACGTATCTCGTTAAAAACCCAACTTTTCATGAGCATATTGATGTTCCTTCAGATATTCCTGCCGGTGAATACCATATAGTCTTAACCGTTACCGACGAAATGGGGAACAGTACCGAGACGGAAGCCCATTTGCAAATTTTGGATGTGATCGCAGTAAGCGATTTTTCCATGGATGAGTCCGTAGTGCGAGGGGAAGATTTCCATGTTGAATTTCAGATAAGTGCAATTCACGGGATTCACGAACTTATGGTCGATGTGCATGCCCACGGACTCACCGTAGGCGAAGGGGAAGTAGAGTGGGACGGTGAATTCAATTACGGTGAAAAATACCACGAAGCCACCGAAGCGGAATTCCATGAGCATATCGACGTGCCGGTAAGCGCTCCCGTAGGCGAATACCATATTAAGTTTACCATTACCGATGAAGAGGGAAACACTTTTGATTACGAAGCGCATATTGATGTAGTCGCCCCCTAG
- a CDS encoding DUF4625 domain-containing protein, whose protein sequence is MKSIKYVFLSTLCLLFLASCSNGDDTDVDDEKPSISLAGGFPQSCTELKRGETYIFKANVSDNVGLSAYSLDLHHNFDHHTHDDQGSKCELSAKKTPDNPLIFMENYTLEPGKTSYEITIELTIPQDVDTGDYHCAYSVTDVTGWQGRTSVDVKIVE, encoded by the coding sequence ATGAAATCAATAAAATATGTTTTTCTGTCTACCCTGTGCCTCTTGTTTTTGGCTTCGTGCTCAAACGGGGATGACACCGATGTAGACGACGAAAAGCCATCTATTAGTTTGGCCGGAGGGTTTCCACAATCATGCACCGAGCTTAAGCGGGGAGAGACCTATATTTTTAAGGCAAACGTTAGTGACAACGTCGGGCTTTCTGCCTACAGTTTAGATTTACACCATAATTTTGACCATCATACCCACGACGATCAAGGTAGTAAATGCGAGCTTAGTGCAAAGAAAACTCCTGACAATCCCTTGATTTTTATGGAAAACTATACCCTTGAACCGGGTAAAACCTCCTATGAGATCACTATTGAATTGACCATACCCCAAGATGTGGATACCGGAGATTACCATTGTGCCTACTCGGTTACCGATGTTACGGGTTGGCAGGGCAGGACCTCGGTAGATGTCAAGATTGTAGAGTGA